The genomic window TGCGCTGGTCGAAGCCATCGGCGGGCCCGGGAAGGCAAAGGCACTCGCCGCCGAACTGGGCGTGGCCTCCTGGAGCCCTGAGCACGACAGCAGGCCGTTCTATCTCGACACAGGCCGCAGAGCCGACTTTCTGCTGAACAAGGCGGCGTTCTGGCGCCAGCAGCGGCGCAGCATCGAGGTGCACAACGGCAGCGACGACATTGCCCTGGCGCTCGTGGCCGATGCCTGGTCGCGCAGCGGGCGCGCCAGCGTGGAGGCGGTGTCGGTTTCGGGCCCGGTGACGCTGCGCAGCGGGCTGGTGCTCATGGCCCGACCTGCCGCCGACAGCCCACCGCCCCTGCCGCTCTCGGCAACGCTCAAGCCCGTGCAGCAACTGGACCGCACGCTGTGCGAGATCGGCGAGCGCTACGGCGCATCGCGGCGAAGCTGGGTCATGCTCGAGATGGAATACCCGGGACCTGTGAGCGGCTGCCCGAGCTGATCTCGAGCCGTGCAAAAACAAAAAGGGCCGCCCGCAGGCGACCCTTCTTTTGATGCAAGGCTCGAAGTGATTACTTCTTGTCGCCGCCCGGCACCTTGCCTTCGACGCCCTTGACGTAGAAGTTCACGCCAGAGAGAAACTTGTCGTCGGCCACGGCGTCCTTGGCAACCACTTCCTTGCCGTCCTGGCCGAGGATCGGGCCCTTCCAGATCACGAAGCTGCCGTCCTTCAGGCCCTTCTTGACTTCTTCGACCTTGGCCTTGGTTTCGGCCGGCACGTCTTCAGCGATGGAGACGATGTCGATGGCGCCTTCCTTCACGCCCCACCAGCTTTGGCCGGTGGCCCACTTGCCGTCGAGCGCGTCTTGCGTAGCCTTGATGTAGTAAGGCGCCCAGTTGATGGTGGCGGACGCGAGGTGGGCCTTGGGGCCGTAGGCGGTCATGTCCGAATCCCAGCCGAAGGCGCGCTTGCCTTTTTCCTGTGCGGTCTTGAGCACGGCGGGCGAGTCGGTGTTCTGGAACAGCACGTCGGCACCGCCGTTGATGAGGGCGGTCGCGGCTTCGGTTTCCTTGGGCGGACTGAACCATTCGTTCACCCACACCACCTTGGTGGTGATCTTCGGGTTGACCGACTGCGCGCCCAGCGTAAAGCTGTTGATGTTGCGCAGCACCTCCGGAATGGGCACCGAGCCCACCACGCCGAGCGTGTTGGTCTTGGTCATGGCACCGGCAATCACGCCGGCCATGTAGGCGCCTTCGTAGGTGCGGCTGTCGTAGGTGCGCATGTTCTCGGCCGTCTTGTAGCCGGTGGCGTGCTCGAACTTCACCTCTTTGCTGTCGGCGGCCACCTTGAGCATGGGCTCCATGTAGCCGAAGGTGGTGCCGAAGATCAGCTTGTTGCCCTGGCCGACCATGTCGCGGAACACACGTTCGGCGTCGGCGCCTTCGGGCACGCTCTCGACAAAGGTGGTCTTGATCTTGTCGCCGAATTCCTTCTCGAGCGCCTTGCGGCCGTTGTCGTGCGCGAAGGTCCAGCCGCCGTCTCCCACCGGGCCGATGTATGCGAATGCGATGTTGAGCGGCGCGGCCGGTGCCGGTGCGGCGGCAGCAGGCGCCGGGGCGGGCGCGGGGGCCGCGGCCGGAGGCGCCGCCTCTTCTTTCTTGCCGCAGCCGATCAGGGCTGCCGAAGCCACCGCGGTCAGGGCGGCGAGCTTGAGCAGGGAAGAGCGCTTGTTCAGATCATTCATTGTCGGAAATCCTCAAAAAGGACAGGTTGGCGGAAATCGAAATGCGAGATTATGAGCCGGGGTAGAACGGCTTTCCGATGGATGCCGGCATGTTGATGCGAATGAACGCCGGGTTGCGCGAAATGAGCGCCAGCACGACGATGGGCGCGATGTACTGCAGCATGCTGAGAAACTGCGGCGGCACGTCGACGCCGCTGCTCTGCAGGTGAAAGCCCAGCATAGAGACGCCGCCGAAG from Variovorax paradoxus includes these protein-coding regions:
- a CDS encoding BMP family ABC transporter substrate-binding protein gives rise to the protein MNDLNKRSSLLKLAALTAVASAALIGCGKKEEAAPPAAAPAPAPAPAAAAPAPAAPLNIAFAYIGPVGDGGWTFAHDNGRKALEKEFGDKIKTTFVESVPEGADAERVFRDMVGQGNKLIFGTTFGYMEPMLKVAADSKEVKFEHATGYKTAENMRTYDSRTYEGAYMAGVIAGAMTKTNTLGVVGSVPIPEVLRNINSFTLGAQSVNPKITTKVVWVNEWFSPPKETEAATALINGGADVLFQNTDSPAVLKTAQEKGKRAFGWDSDMTAYGPKAHLASATINWAPYYIKATQDALDGKWATGQSWWGVKEGAIDIVSIAEDVPAETKAKVEEVKKGLKDGSFVIWKGPILGQDGKEVVAKDAVADDKFLSGVNFYVKGVEGKVPGGDKK